TGATCTTCTGCACGCTCACTATGCGATTCCGCACGCCACGTGCTGCTATATTGCCAAACAGATGCTTGCTGATCCCCATTTGAAAGTAATCACAACACTTCACGGCACGGACATCACGCTTGTCGGTTCTGATAAGTCATTCTATGGGATTACGAAGTTCTCTATCGAGTCGTCGGACGGTGTGACCTGCGTTTCGAATTACCTGAAGCAGGAAGTATGCAAAGAATTCCAGATTTGTGCTGAGCCACGAGTGATTTACAACTTCATTGATGTCGACAAATACAAACCGAACGGCTGCAGCGATTTTCGTCAGAAGCTGACTGCCCGCGGGGAGAAGGTCATAATCCACATGTCAAATTTCCGTCCTCTGAAACGAATCAAAGATGTTATAGACGTATTCAGATTGATTCGTGCAGGAATGCCATCGAAGCTGCTTCTGATTGGCGAAGGGCCGGAAATAACCAGTGCCCGCGATAGAGTCGCGCAATATCATCTCACCGATGATGTCCTCTTTCTCGGCAACCAGGACAAGGTGGAAGACATCCTCACGGTCGGCGATCTCTTTCTGCTTCCGTCGGAGCACGAAAGCTTTGGTCTGGCGGCGCTCGAAGCTCTGGCATGTGGTGTGCCGGTCATTGGTACTTCGCACACCGGCATACCGGAACTGGTCGATGATGGCAAATCGGGATACGTGCTCGAATTGGGTGATACGGAGACTATGGCGATTCGCGGACTGGAATTGCTTTCCGATCCGGAGATGCACAGACAATTCTCAGAGCATGCAAGGAAATCTGTAACGACACGGTTTGAGAAGAGCATGATTGTTAAACAGTACGAGAGTTTCTATCAGGAAGTGATGGGCGGCTTATCGCTCGGATTACAGCAATAAGGATTGACGACAGATGTCTGACATAAAGCTTGATGCTCTTGCGATTGCCGCACACAGAGATGATATAGAGATCACTTCCGGCGGTCTCATGATAAAACTGCACGATCTCGGATACAAGACCGGTGGTCTCGATTTCACGCGAGGTGAGATGGGGACGCAGGGTAACGAAGGCGATCGCGAGCGTGAAGCAGAGGCAGCATCGAAAGTTCTTGGGCTGACCGTGCGTGAGAATCTCGGGTTGCCGGATGCGCAAATCGAGTTCAATCGCGGGAATGTGCTCAAGACCGTTCGTGTGTTGCGCGAGTATCGTCCGCATCTGGTGATTCTGCCGTACTGGGAACAGCGCCACCCGGATCACTATCATTGCTACAGAATCGCTCGCGAAGCTTGTTATTTCGCGGGGTTGGAGAAACTTGATTGTGAGGGGGAGCCTTTTCGACCACACAAGATACTCTATTCGACATATTACCGCGAGCCTAAGCCGTCATTTGTGGTCGACATCAGCGACCAATTCGAGCGCAAACTCGAAGCGGTGAAATGCTACATGTCGCAGTTCGATCCAAGTTGCGAATCGAAGCAGATATTCGTTCCGGGAATCGACATCTACGATTTCATCAGAACCCGCGACCGCGAGTACGGCATGCAGATTCGCAAGCAGTACGCTGAGCCGTATGTAATCAAAGAAACAATCGAAATCGATGACCCGGTCAAAATGCCGGTCGCGTCGATATAGCCGAGCATCCCGTTCCGTCGTTAATGTGCACACGGGAGCTGTGCTCCTGTGAATATCGCACAGAAGAACGCAGAGGCACAGCCTCTGCTTGCACATTTGGAGGAAATAGATACAGTGTCACACCGGCGAAAGGGCTTGTTGAAAAACCCTAAGTGATGTCATTGCGAGCGAAGCGTGGCAATCTCCGCATTTCACAATAGCCTTGATTTACATAGAGATCGCCACGTCGCTTCGCTCCTCGCGATGACGCTGCTTCACAGCATCGGAGGTTTTTCAACAAGCCCTTTCGCCGGTGTGACATGATGTCTGCCCCGGACCTTGGTCCGGGATTTCGAAGTGTGGCCGCGATCTGTTATCGCGGCTTGTATGCCGCTGTCAGGATCTCCTCACATACGTTCGGACCTGCTTCTCGCTTCGCTCCAGCAGGCAGGGATCACTGACCTACAACTTCGCTCCAGCAGGCGGGGATCGTTGACCTACTGTAGTGAACAGATCATTTGACTCTCTCTGCAAATATGATATATTAGCGCTGGAAGAGGATGGGGCCTGGTGGCCCCCGCGGCCTTCAAAGCCGTTGGCGCCCCCTAAAGGCGCGGAGGGTTCGATTCCTTCCCCTTCCGTTTTTTATTGAGGATTGTCCTTGTCTGGCCTTTTGAAGCTCCGTATATTTTTCGCAATGGCTGATACACTGTTTGACAGGAAGTTGAGTTCTCCGCGTGATATTCCGCAGGTGGAGCAAGTAGTCGCCGATCCATTCGTTGGTGAATATGTGGAGCGATATTCTCGCTCCTATGTACTCCAGATCGTGAGAGTTGTGTTCGATCAATTCAGAGACAGACTCAAGGACGGCGAGACTATAGATGGCGCCGAGATCAGGCAGACGATTCTCGATGATCTGGAATCTGAGCGCCACAAGTTCTTCACGAGCGTAGTGAATTGTACAGGGATAGTAGTTCATACGAATCTCGGCAGATCACCACTTGGCAGGCAGCGCGCTCAAACCCTGCTCGACAAGCTAACCGGATACAGCAATCTCGAATTCGATATTTCGACCGGCAAGCGTGGCAAGCGTGGCAGCCATGTCACGCGACTTTTCTCGCTGCTGACCGGTGCGGAAGCTTCCTGCGTGGTGAATAACAATGCCGCAGCTGTTTATCTGATCTTGAACACTTTCTGCAATGGCAAAGAGTGCGTTGTTTCGCGCGGCGAGCTTGTGCAGATAGGAGGCGGCTTTCGGATGCCGGACGTTATGACGGCAAGTGGGGCGATTCTCAGGGAGATTGGCACCACAAACCGCGTAGCGTTTGACAATTACTATCAGGCTGTCGGCGAAAACACCGGCCTCATAGTCAAGATTCATCTCTCGAACTTCAAGCTGACCGGTTTCACTGAGTCTGTCGATGCGAAGCAACTCGCCGCTCTCGGGCGGGAGAGAAACATTCCGGTGATGTATGATCTCGGTTCGGGAAGCTGGCTACGCCCGTCGGATTACGGGATCAAGAATGAACCCTCGATCACAAACGCGCTCGATTCAGGAGTTGATCTTGTCTGCTTCTCCGGTGACAAGCTCTTCGGAGGTCCGCAGGCAGGTATCATACTCGGTAATGCCGACCTGATCGAGAAACTCCACAAGAACCCACTGTACAGGGCATTCAGACCGGATAAGGTGACGCTGCTGCTTCTTGAGGAGACTCTGCTTTCGTATCTGCGCGGGACAGAGACGCTGGATTCACCTGCGATGACTCTTCTGACCACAGAAATTGACAAGCTCAAGACACGCGCAGAGCGGATATGTGCTTCCCTGGGTAAGGCTGGTATAGAGGCCGATATGCTCGAAACTACCGCCCTTGCGGGAGGTGGGAGCGCTCCCGAAGAAGAAATGCGATCTTACGGCGTACGCTTGAACTCCAAGACGAAGCCAGATGATCTGGCATGCGCTTTCAGATCAGCTGATCCGCCGATCATCGGTCGTATCATAGATGACAAATTTGTGCTGGACCTTAAGGCGCTCCTCGAGACTGAAGACGAGGAGCTGACTGCTGCCATTAAGACAATCCTCGGTAAATAGATGCTTTACACTATCGCAACAGCAGGACATATCGATCACGGGAAGTCGTCGCTGGTCAGAGCATTAACAGGCATGGACCCCGACCGACTGCCCGAGGAGAAATCACGGGAGATGACAATCGAACTTGGATTTGCCTGGTTCGAGCTATCGGATGAATCTGAAGTAGCAATTGTTGATGTTCCGGGGCATGAGCGGTTTGTCGATGCGATGATCACCGGCGTCGGTTCGATTGACATGGTGATGTTTATTGTCGCCGCAGACGACGGTTGGATGCCGCAGTCTCAGGAGCATCTGGAAATCCTTGATCATCTCGGTACCGAACATGGAATTGTCGTTGTGACTAAGACTGACCTTGCCACAGAAGAATGGGTAGAATTGGTGAAGGAGGACATCGCGGACAAAGTGCGTGGAACATTTCTTGAGGGTGCGCCTATCGCGACATTTTCTGCCTCTGACGACAGCGGGCTCGACAAAATCATTGGACTGGTATCGGAGCGGCTCGCAAGTATATCGGTCCGCAATCACCCTGATCGCCCTCGACTGTATGTGGACAGAGTTTTTTCGATGACTGGACACGGTGCTGTCGTGACCGGAACGATGCGCGACGGTGTTTTTGCAGTCGGCGATGACGTGCGTGTCATTCCGCACGACCTGTCGGGAAAGATCAAGTCTATCCAGACACACAAGAAGGTGCGCGATCGATCGCAGGCAGGTTCGAGAGTTGCGTTGAACATATCGGGTATAAGCCACAACGAGCTGTCTCGCGGGAGCGCTATTGTCAGTGCGGGGCAGTATTCCGGAACGAAGTCGTTTGCTGCGCGAATACGGATGTCACCGCATGCTCAGGTCAAGCTCACGCACAACAGGACTGTCAAGATTCTGATCGGCACGGTGAAAGCGAACGCTCGCGCCTTCGTGTTCGCAGGTGATACATTCGATCCGGGGTCTGAGGGTGTGTGCGAGTTCCATCTCGATTCACCGATCCTTGCGCGTGTCGGAGATCAATTCATCGTTCGGCTGCCGACTCCGGATGTGTTGCTTGGCGGTGGTGTGGTTATTGATACAGATTATGAAAGACATTCCAGATCGGATAAGACCGCAAGAAAACACTATGAGACGCGACAGACCGATAGCGTCGTTGGATTGATTGAATCCGATCTGAGAAGGCACAAAGGCATCCGCGTTGACAAGCTTCTTGAGTCATCGAACTTCTCGCGCCAGGACATCGAGCCGGCAATGGAGAAGCTGATCGAGGGTGGAAAGACAATCCGACTCGGCCAGATGGTCTTTGACGCCGGACATTTGTCCAAAGCGTCCGAGAAACTCATCGAGAAGATATCCAAGTTCCACGAGAAACATCCTGCGAGGCGTGGCATTCCAAAATCGGAGCTGATCTCAGTGGCTGATCAGGATGCTATGGTCGTAGAAGCTGCTCTGAGTATGCTTATCGGACAGAAGCGGCTTGCCGCCAGCGGGGCCATAGTGCACTCTCCCGCGTTTGCGCCGAAGCTGAAACCGGAGCAGGAGCGTCTGAGAGGGGATATAATCGCGATGTTCACCAGCGACCAGTACAATCCTCCTTCGAGAAAGCAGCTTGAGAGAATCTCATTCGCAATGCGCGATATTGTTAACTTCATGCTTGATGGTGGCGAACTAGTGGAGCTTTCGGGCGGATTACTCCTGCTCGGTGAAGACTTCGAATTCATAAGAGCGAAAATAGTCGAGACTATCGAGTCGAAGGGGAAGATTGATGTGGCCGGGATCAGAGAGCAACTCGGATTCTCCCGAAAGTACGGAGTGCCGATTCTCGAGAAACTCGACGGCATGGGTGTAACCCGGCGAGTCGGAGATCACAGGGTGCTGGCAAATGATTAGTATATCCGGGAGGCGAGGAGCCAGAAGAAAACTGCTGATGCATTCCGGCAACATACGCACGCTCGAACCGCGCTGTCCGTCGGCGCAAGCGATGATCATCGATGGACAGGCGATCTCGTGGATCGGCAACAATGATGAAATCGTTGGCATCCCGGTCGACGAATATACAATGCTGAATCTTGCGGGCAAGACGGTTATGCCGTCGTTTGGTGATGCGCATGTACATTTCGCATATCTGGCACAATCGCTGGCCAATCTTGATCTGGGTGGATGCAAATCATACGGGGAGGCGCTGAAACGCACCGAAGATTTTGCTCGTGGATTAGCAAGAAATGAGTGGTTCATTGGCAGGGGCTGGAAGAAGGACGAATGGACCGATACTCGCCTGCCCCACAAGCGTGATCTTGATTTAATAGCGCCAAACAATCCTGCTGCAATCTATTCCAAAGACGAGCACATGTATTGGACGAATTCGCTCGGTTTGAAGAAAGCAGGGATTGACCGGATGACACCTGATCCTGAAGGGGGACTAATTGAGAGGGATAATACCGGTGAACCGACCGGAATACTGATGGAGACTGCATGCGCGTTACTGAATCAGCGGATAGGCAAGCGGTCGCAAAGCGAAGTTCTGAAGCTGATCGAGCGGGCGGTTGGGGAGTGCCATCGCAGTGGAGTCACGGCTATTGGTAATTTTGATGACATAGACAACTTTGAACTACTTCAGGAATACCACAAGAAGATTGGCCTCAAGATAAGGGTTCGTCAGTATATTCCGATTCGTTTTCTGGACAATCTGTTGACGCTGAATCTCAAGTCGGGGTTTGGCAATCGATATCTGAATATTGCGGGGACGAAGACCTTCGCGGACGGATCGCTTGGATCACAGACCGCATATATGTTTGGGCCGTACAAAGGCAGTCGCCACAACGTCGGCATAGAGGTCACCGATCAGGCTACCTTGACAGAACTTGTAAGGCGATCTGCGTCTGGTGGTCTGGCCTGCGCCGTGCATGCAATTGGCGACCGGGCCAATCATCAGGTTCTCAATGCATTCGCAGATTTGTCTAAGAAACATCGCACACTGAGGCACAGGATAGAGCACGTGCAGATCATAAAGGATGAGGATATTCCGAGATTCGCGCAGCTTGGAGTGATAGCGTCAATGCAGCCATCACACTGCAGCTCGGATATAGATTTGATGGCCAGGTATCTTGGGAAGAGGTCGAACAATGCATACAGTTTCCGGAGCATAATCGATTCCGACGCAAGAGTGGCTTTCGGATCTGACGCTCCGATCGAGAAACTTGATCCATTCGGAGGGATTTACTCGGCGATCGCCAGACGATCTCCAGACGGTGGAAGGAGACACCGCCCCGACCAGAGGATCAGCGTTGGTGAAGCGTTTGCAGGATTCACATCCGGTGTTGCCTATGCACTGGGAGACGAAAATCTGTTCGGTGTCATAGCACCGGGCAGAAGTGCCGATATTATTGTAATGGATGAAGATCCATTCAGAACAAGAATGGAGACCATCAGGGATATTGAGGTCCTTGCCACCTTTTTTGAAGGTGAATGTGTATTTGGAGGGGAGAGGTTAATGGAATGAAAAAGAATACTAAACTGAACCGGCTCTGCGAAGTGGCAGCACTCTGCATGCTGCTTCTCTTTTCGTCTTTCGGAATAGTTCACGCAGGAGTCATTTACAAGATGTACGCCACACATCCATTCGACACAGAGGGTGGGAAATCTCCCGTTTCAGTGTACGATTTCGGCGCCAAGCGCCTCATCTCGACATTGCAAACGGTACCGGGAGCCACATTGGCGAGAGTCACTCCTGATGGAAAAGAGGTGTGGTTCTTCTCCCCCGTAGATAAGAGCGCCGGAGTATTCTCTGTTTCGACCGATGCGCCTGTTGGTAAGGCGTATCTTGACGCACCCGCTTGCGACGCTGTGTTTGATCCCGACAGCGCGATCTGCTATGTCGCATGCGGATCGAATGAGGGGGACGGCGGCCTCAATGTCGTTAAATTCATCGATACCGATAGACGAGTTGCCGCTTACACCATGGGAGTCGGTAAGAACCCTGTGGCAATTGCCATTCGCGATGATGGCTCAAGACTGTACGTTGCCAACAAGGATGATAACTCGATCTCGGTTATCGATCCGCGTAAATACGCGCTTTTAAGAACTATGTATGCGGGCGTCAGCCCGCACGATCTCGTGCTCACAGCGGACAATCGGTACCTATTTGTCGCGAATCGTGGTGTGGATGCGGGAGCAAAAGGCGGATCGTGCATCACGATCCTGGACGCTGAATCGGGCAAAGTGATGTACGTTGTCGAGACTGGTAATGGACCGACCTCGATAGGCTTGTCGCCGGATGGAAAGAGAATGGTAGTATCTCATCCTGGTTCGTCCAACCGTGAGAACCTATGGTTCTACGATATCAACTACCAAGACTCAGGGATATCGGTGGCAACGGTGGCCAAAGCAACCGCCGGCAATGGAATCGAATTTGGCACAGTCGACCCGACCGGAAAGCACTTCGTCGTACCGGATCAAATCGATGGAGGTGTGCTGGATGTAGACATGGTTCAGCCCGGATCTGTGTCTATGCTGACTGGATTCCCGACCGAACGGTCGTTTACGACGGCATTCGCCAGCGTTGATTATGATCGACAAATCGCTGCACGTGATTCTGTGATTGCCCGCGATCCTGCCAGTCCGGAAGCTGTGAAAGCTTATTTTGAGAAAGCAAGCCTTCACAATACGGCTGGCAATCGCAATGAAGTTGTAGCGACACTCAACGATGTAATCGCGTCCTATCCCGGAAGCGCGGCCGAAATGAAAGCGCTCTTCAGCCTTGGGTCGCTTTGCTACGACGGTCTTCTGTTCGCAAATGCTGCCGATTACTACAATCGCGGACTGATAGCATACGGGGAGTTGCTGGCGGTAGGTGATCCGGGCGAGAAGCCGGTGTCATCCGATGTGCTCACTGAAGCCTCTGAACGGCTTGGTGATTTGTCGCTGAAGCTTGACACTGACTATTTCGTCAACCTCTACAAGCTGTATGGCAATATTCCAGTGAAACATCCTGAATTCCCGGGGCTGTTCTTCACGTTTGGGGTTGCGCTTCAGAAGAAGGGCAACACTAAGTATGCAATGAAATGCTTCGAGGAAACTGAAAACAGGCTTATTGAACTGATGGATGACCAGCTATACCAGGAAATGAAGATCAAGCTTGCTCTTGTGAGACGTACTAGTGACGTTGTGCTGCGGGCTACGAAAATCAAGGACGCCGTTGTTCTCGATGGAGAACTTGGCGAATGGAGCAAATCTGAGGGCATACTCCTCGACCGAAGAGACAACGTGATTGTCAACCAGTTGAGGTGGTTCGATCCATCTGATCTTTCCGGCGAGTTTCATGTCGGTTATGATCAGTTCAACTTGTATGTTGCGGGGCGAGTCGTGGACGATCGTATTTTCAGGCCGGATCGTGGCGCGGGCGATTATTTGACTATCTACCTGGATGTTCGTGAGGGATCGGGCAATTATCTCACTCGCTCGAAAGCCATCGGGGAAGGCGTGATCAGCATACGTATCGTGCCGCCATCGAAAGCAGGTGGACAATTCCTGCTCAAGAGCGATGCCGGAGTAGAGCCTTTGATCGGAGGCAAGTCGTCTGTTGGAGGCTACAATTTTGAATTGAAAATACCACTCGCGTATCTTAAGGGCTTCTCTCCAGGCAAAGGCCAATCTATCGGGCTTGGCATCGAGTTGTTCGATATTGACTCTGCCGCTGAGAATGATCCCCCGAAGATTATGGGCTGGCTGATGCCGACAAAATCATCACATGGAACGCGCTTTTCCGAGATGTTTGGAATTCTCGAATTCTGAATATGATACTGAATGACTGAGATGCCGCATGCAATGAGGAGAACACAGATGTTTCTTAGAATCATATTCGTACTGCTGTTGTTGGCTGTCGTGAACTGCTCCAGCGAGAAGACTGAGCAGAGAGATATCGTGTCGTCCCAGTATACTCTCGATATATCCTCCTTCTTCGATATCGATTCATTACTGGCCATTCGATTCAATGATATCGAACTGGACGAACGTATCCCGAGAGTAGAATCCTTCAGAAAGGTAGTCACCTATCCGGAAATCCTGCCCAGCATTCAATTGCTTCTACCGAAATATGAACTCGCTCGACCGCCGAGTCCGGTGTCAATCTGTTATGACAAGGCTTCGGGCAGGTTCTATGCTGTGTTCGAGCGCACTCTCGCAGCAGACTTCAGCACAATGATCGAAGGTCGATTTGGGGAGAGCATAAGCGGCATACAGGCATTTCGGATTGCGGCAGCAGCAGTGCACATGGCATACAACCCGAGACTGCTAGCTTGTCGAAAAGCCGATCTGTTTCTTGATTCCAGGCTGCGACGCTACATCAATGATACGTACACTCCGGTTCCGGGCAAACAGCCAAAGGAATTTACGTCCGATTGGTGGACATGGGAAGCCATCCCGTCCGCGAACAACGACTATCGGAATCTCTACAATGTCTTTAAAGATAGTATCAGCGAGGCTTCATTCCTGAAGGACATTCCTGATGGGGCAGTCGGGGTGCCTACAGTGGAAAAGCAAGGGTTGTACTATCAAGTGATAATATTCGGCCTTCCACCGGGTGCCGCAAGGGAAGTCATGCGTTACAAGTTTAGAATTGCCGAGGATGGCCGCATTCACAGCCTGAACGCAGACGTGGTCTACTATTACTGACCGGTGTCGATCAGACCGAGAACCTCTTCCGGCTTCAGTGATCTCCGAAGCTCGGGTGCATCCATGAATTCCTCGCGCAGACTTCTGGCGACTTCCTTCGCGCGTGCCAGTATTTCCTCCGGGTAAATCGTGCTTTCAGCGGCTGCCATGTTTTGGCCCGCTGTCGACAGCGCTGCTTCTGTCTTCGATTCATTCCGTGACCCGGTACGTTTGATTTGCAGGAGAATACTATCTGCAGTGCTTACCGCTGATTCAACAGTCTTGAGCGTGTCAGACAAGCGAACCTGTTCGGTCTCTCCGGAATCTGCGTGGTTTGCGATAGTGATACCGTTAAGCGTGAGGTCGACACCGGAGAATTCCGGAAGATCGACGTCTGCAATCGCCTTCTTATATCCGCGAAGCTCGTCAGCGAGCTTTCGCTGCAGCATATCCAACGTATCCGGGTCCGCTGCTGTTACCGATGCAACCTGGTACAAAAGAGATTTCATCCTGAGCAGACTTCGCTCCAATATATCGAGGGAAGTTGCTACTGCAGCCGGTCCCTGCTGCTCATCAGAATGTCCGGCATTCTCCGGATTTCGGTTCATCTCAGATAGCAGGACCAGTTCCTCATTAATACTGTGTCTCGAAGCGTTGACCTTCTCAGAGAAGAGTGGGTCGTATAAGTAGTCTGCGGTCTTCTCAACATTGTTGCCAACAGTCACTGCAGATTGACTGACATTCTTGCTGAGGCTCAGGCGTGGCCTGACGTGCACCGTTTCATTACTGATTTTCTCGATCATCTTTGCTTCTCCCTTTCGGCTACAACTTAAAGCCTGCAATCCGTATGCCGAATGGGCGTGAACCCCATGGTGAGGCTGTGTGATTGATTAACAAGAAGATAGGGTGAGTGCTGCACGTTTGCCACTTGCCTGGTTATGGGATTGAACCTACACTCTATTGTCTCATGCTGTCACATGGACGCAGTCGATTGACTGACAGGCTAACAGGTGAACACCGCTCAATCGGCGTAGGGGTCTTTGCCTTTCAGCTTGTCGGAGTAGAGAGGCGACATAGCCAGAAGACGTGCAATCACTTCCGGCAGTGCAGATATGAGATGGTCGACTTCTTCGAAGGTATTGTCTTTTCCCATAGATACGGTCAGGGATCCGGAGCAGTACTCGACCGGGACGCCGATCGCTGTCAGGACATGAGAAGCAGCCAAATCTTCCTCGTCCTCACCTCGAAGATTTGAGGAGCATGCCGAGCCTGATGCACACATAACGCCCTTTATGTTCAGCATTAGCAGGAGTGATTCACCTTCAATATACTTGATCCAGAAACTCACATGACCGGGTATACGGTACATAGGATGGCCTGTG
This is a stretch of genomic DNA from Candidatus Zixiibacteriota bacterium. It encodes these proteins:
- the bshA gene encoding N-acetyl-alpha-D-glucosaminyl L-malate synthase BshA, with product MRIGITCHPVIGGSGVVASELGIALAEKGHQVHLISYDLPVRVDRFMENLYYHQVEFDSYPVFKYPPYTLALAAKLAEVAKTWTLDLLHAHYAIPHATCCYIAKQMLADPHLKVITTLHGTDITLVGSDKSFYGITKFSIESSDGVTCVSNYLKQEVCKEFQICAEPRVIYNFIDVDKYKPNGCSDFRQKLTARGEKVIIHMSNFRPLKRIKDVIDVFRLIRAGMPSKLLLIGEGPEITSARDRVAQYHLTDDVLFLGNQDKVEDILTVGDLFLLPSEHESFGLAALEALACGVPVIGTSHTGIPELVDDGKSGYVLELGDTETMAIRGLELLSDPEMHRQFSEHARKSVTTRFEKSMIVKQYESFYQEVMGGLSLGLQQ
- the bshB1 gene encoding bacillithiol biosynthesis deacetylase BshB1, whose product is MSDIKLDALAIAAHRDDIEITSGGLMIKLHDLGYKTGGLDFTRGEMGTQGNEGDREREAEAASKVLGLTVRENLGLPDAQIEFNRGNVLKTVRVLREYRPHLVILPYWEQRHPDHYHCYRIAREACYFAGLEKLDCEGEPFRPHKILYSTYYREPKPSFVVDISDQFERKLEAVKCYMSQFDPSCESKQIFVPGIDIYDFIRTRDREYGMQIRKQYAEPYVIKETIEIDDPVKMPVASI
- the selA gene encoding L-seryl-tRNA(Sec) selenium transferase codes for the protein MADTLFDRKLSSPRDIPQVEQVVADPFVGEYVERYSRSYVLQIVRVVFDQFRDRLKDGETIDGAEIRQTILDDLESERHKFFTSVVNCTGIVVHTNLGRSPLGRQRAQTLLDKLTGYSNLEFDISTGKRGKRGSHVTRLFSLLTGAEASCVVNNNAAAVYLILNTFCNGKECVVSRGELVQIGGGFRMPDVMTASGAILREIGTTNRVAFDNYYQAVGENTGLIVKIHLSNFKLTGFTESVDAKQLAALGRERNIPVMYDLGSGSWLRPSDYGIKNEPSITNALDSGVDLVCFSGDKLFGGPQAGIILGNADLIEKLHKNPLYRAFRPDKVTLLLLEETLLSYLRGTETLDSPAMTLLTTEIDKLKTRAERICASLGKAGIEADMLETTALAGGGSAPEEEMRSYGVRLNSKTKPDDLACAFRSADPPIIGRIIDDKFVLDLKALLETEDEELTAAIKTILGK
- the selB gene encoding selenocysteine-specific translation elongation factor, producing MLYTIATAGHIDHGKSSLVRALTGMDPDRLPEEKSREMTIELGFAWFELSDESEVAIVDVPGHERFVDAMITGVGSIDMVMFIVAADDGWMPQSQEHLEILDHLGTEHGIVVVTKTDLATEEWVELVKEDIADKVRGTFLEGAPIATFSASDDSGLDKIIGLVSERLASISVRNHPDRPRLYVDRVFSMTGHGAVVTGTMRDGVFAVGDDVRVIPHDLSGKIKSIQTHKKVRDRSQAGSRVALNISGISHNELSRGSAIVSAGQYSGTKSFAARIRMSPHAQVKLTHNRTVKILIGTVKANARAFVFAGDTFDPGSEGVCEFHLDSPILARVGDQFIVRLPTPDVLLGGGVVIDTDYERHSRSDKTARKHYETRQTDSVVGLIESDLRRHKGIRVDKLLESSNFSRQDIEPAMEKLIEGGKTIRLGQMVFDAGHLSKASEKLIEKISKFHEKHPARRGIPKSELISVADQDAMVVEAALSMLIGQKRLAASGAIVHSPAFAPKLKPEQERLRGDIIAMFTSDQYNPPSRKQLERISFAMRDIVNFMLDGGELVELSGGLLLLGEDFEFIRAKIVETIESKGKIDVAGIREQLGFSRKYGVPILEKLDGMGVTRRVGDHRVLAND
- a CDS encoding amidohydrolase; this translates as MISISGRRGARRKLLMHSGNIRTLEPRCPSAQAMIIDGQAISWIGNNDEIVGIPVDEYTMLNLAGKTVMPSFGDAHVHFAYLAQSLANLDLGGCKSYGEALKRTEDFARGLARNEWFIGRGWKKDEWTDTRLPHKRDLDLIAPNNPAAIYSKDEHMYWTNSLGLKKAGIDRMTPDPEGGLIERDNTGEPTGILMETACALLNQRIGKRSQSEVLKLIERAVGECHRSGVTAIGNFDDIDNFELLQEYHKKIGLKIRVRQYIPIRFLDNLLTLNLKSGFGNRYLNIAGTKTFADGSLGSQTAYMFGPYKGSRHNVGIEVTDQATLTELVRRSASGGLACAVHAIGDRANHQVLNAFADLSKKHRTLRHRIEHVQIIKDEDIPRFAQLGVIASMQPSHCSSDIDLMARYLGKRSNNAYSFRSIIDSDARVAFGSDAPIEKLDPFGGIYSAIARRSPDGGRRHRPDQRISVGEAFAGFTSGVAYALGDENLFGVIAPGRSADIIVMDEDPFRTRMETIRDIEVLATFFEGECVFGGERLME